The window GCGGTGCAGGCCGTCATCACCCGCTGGCACCAGCACATGCGCTCCTTCTACGAGCCGACGCCGGAAATCCTGCGCGGGCTGGGCCAGGCCTACGCCGCCAATCCGCAGTTCGCCGCCTTCTTCCAGACGCTCCAACCCGACCTGCCTGACTTTATGCGCCGGGCGATTGACCATTACGTAGAGCGATTGCCGACCGCCTGAAAGGGACCTGACAGGCCGCGAGCGAACTCCCGTTCGCCGACCTGTCAGGTCTTCTTGTCTGTTTTCATCCCCCTATATGCTATAATGCCGCCCGAAGGAGAGATCGATCCGGCATTGCCCTTAAAACCCTTTCATCGATCTCCTCAAGGAAGGCGACATGGATGCTATCATCGTTCCTCTGCTGCCGTTCATCATCGGCAGCGCCGTCGTGCCGCTACAGATCATCATTGTCGTCTTGCTGCTGACGGGCGAAAAGCGTGGGCCGCTCAAGGCCATCGCTTTCGTTTTGGGTATGACGCTGGCCCGGCTGGCCCAGGGCTGGTTATTCCAATTCATCATCTCCGGCGGCAGCGGCGATCCGGCCGACATTCCGGAGGTATCCCGGATCAAGTCGACGGTGCTGTTGCTGCTGGGCCTCTTTCTGCTGCTCACGGCCTACAAGCAATGGGCCAAGGAACCCGACCCCGACGCCCCGCCGCCGAAGTGGATGAAGATGCTCGACGGCATCACGCCTTTCCGCGCCTTCCTCTTCGGCGCGGCGATGATCCTCATCGCCATTAAGTTGTGGGTCTTCACGCTGGGGGCGCTGAGCGTCATCGACGAGGCGCAATTGGGCCAACCGGCCACGACCACCGCCTTTCTGCTCTACATCCTGCTGGCCCAGTCGATTCTGATCCTCGCCATCTTGCTGCGGTTGCTCTTGCCCGGTCGGGCGACCCGGCTGCTGAATTCATTTAGCCTGTGGCTGGAAAAGTACAACCGCCAGATCGTCATGGTTGTGTCGTTGGTATTCGGCGTGTTGTTCCTGTATCAGGGCGTGAGCGGTTTCTTCTAGCCCCGTTTATCGGCCGCGATCCTTCTGCCCGGCCCATCGACCAC is drawn from Candidatus Promineifilum breve and contains these coding sequences:
- a CDS encoding GAP family protein, translating into MDAIIVPLLPFIIGSAVVPLQIIIVVLLLTGEKRGPLKAIAFVLGMTLARLAQGWLFQFIISGGSGDPADIPEVSRIKSTVLLLLGLFLLLTAYKQWAKEPDPDAPPPKWMKMLDGITPFRAFLFGAAMILIAIKLWVFTLGALSVIDEAQLGQPATTTAFLLYILLAQSILILAILLRLLLPGRATRLLNSFSLWLEKYNRQIVMVVSLVFGVLFLYQGVSGFF